The following are from one region of the Streptomyces changanensis genome:
- a CDS encoding GNAT family N-acetyltransferase, with amino-acid sequence MQNAVITSAWVRGWAVSRGTPPPVEEPWGYRIDVGLSRHVFRHVLPEPDAATVRKLCETVTQPYAWLKVLAEPEDVAGWIPPEWTVPDDPGFMMYTALSPSPEVAPPAGYTLHTEFHEGVHHVRVLAGDGGLAAHGQVAPTGPTAVFDQIETFDGHQRRGLGTLVMRNLQTAAARAGATTGVLSATVDGRGLYASLGWHHQGPLTGVVRDGSAP; translated from the coding sequence ATGCAGAATGCAGTTATTACCTCGGCGTGGGTGCGCGGCTGGGCCGTCTCACGCGGCACGCCGCCGCCGGTCGAGGAGCCGTGGGGCTACCGCATCGACGTGGGCCTCAGCCGGCACGTCTTCCGCCACGTGCTCCCCGAGCCGGACGCGGCCACCGTGCGCAAGCTCTGCGAGACGGTCACCCAGCCGTACGCCTGGCTCAAGGTGCTCGCCGAGCCGGAGGACGTCGCCGGCTGGATACCCCCCGAGTGGACCGTCCCCGACGACCCGGGCTTCATGATGTACACCGCGCTGAGCCCCTCCCCCGAGGTCGCGCCGCCCGCCGGCTACACGCTGCACACCGAGTTCCACGAGGGCGTCCACCACGTCCGCGTCCTCGCCGGTGACGGCGGGCTCGCCGCCCACGGCCAGGTCGCCCCGACGGGCCCGACCGCGGTGTTCGACCAGATCGAGACGTTCGACGGCCACCAGCGGCGCGGCCTCGGCACCCTCGTCATGCGGAACCTCCAGACGGCGGCCGCCCGCGCCGGGGCCACGACCGGCGTCCTGAGCGCGACCGTCGACGGCCGCGGGCTGTACGCCTCGCTGGGCTGGCACCACCAAGGGCCGCTCACCGGCGTCGTACGCGACGGCTCCGCCCCCTGA
- a CDS encoding response regulator transcription factor — protein MEHAHTSHTGSAVTPGTQRRVLVVEDDTTIVEAISARLRAEGFLVQTASDGPAAVDAAEAWQPDLMVLDVMLPGFDGLEVCRRVQAQRPVPVLMLTARDDETDMLVGLGVGADDYMTKPFSMRELVARVHVLLRRVERAALAAVTPRSGILRLGELEIDHAQRRVRVRNDDVHLTPTEFDLLVCLANTPRAVLSREQLLAEVWDWADASGTRTVDSHIKALRRKIGAERIRTVHGVGYALETPAP, from the coding sequence ATGGAGCACGCACACACCAGCCACACCGGCAGCGCGGTCACGCCGGGTACGCAGCGCCGGGTCCTGGTCGTCGAGGACGACACGACCATCGTGGAGGCCATCTCCGCCCGGCTGCGGGCGGAGGGGTTCCTGGTCCAGACCGCGTCGGACGGGCCGGCGGCGGTCGACGCCGCCGAGGCGTGGCAGCCGGACCTCATGGTCCTGGACGTCATGCTGCCCGGCTTCGACGGTCTGGAGGTCTGCCGCCGGGTCCAGGCCCAGCGGCCCGTACCGGTCCTGATGCTCACCGCGCGGGACGACGAGACGGACATGCTGGTCGGCCTCGGCGTCGGCGCCGACGACTACATGACCAAGCCGTTCTCGATGCGGGAGCTGGTGGCCCGCGTGCACGTGCTGCTGCGGCGCGTCGAGCGGGCCGCCCTGGCCGCGGTCACCCCGCGCAGCGGCATCCTGCGCCTCGGCGAGCTGGAGATCGACCACGCCCAGCGCCGCGTACGCGTCAGGAACGACGACGTGCACCTGACGCCGACCGAGTTCGACCTGCTGGTCTGCCTGGCCAACACGCCGCGTGCCGTCCTCTCCCGCGAGCAGCTGCTCGCGGAGGTGTGGGACTGGGCCGACGCCTCGGGCACCCGCACTGTGGACAGCCACATCAAGGCCCTGCGCCGGAAGATCGGCGCCGAGCGGATCCGCACGGTGCACGGGGTGGGATACGCCCTGGAGACCCCGGCGCCGTGA
- a CDS encoding YfbM family protein: protein MSMIGEYVRLTPAQFERALGDPEWARDLVDELVDAELDGEPDAASARCLSTDKAWHALDFLLSRLDFPVDVVFGEEPLPEAGDWGYAPPRYLTPERVRAAAEALADVPAARLVEGVGPEDLARAEVYPSVVWERGESLDYVTHHYDELVPFLTSAARDGDAVLLWLD from the coding sequence ATGAGCATGATCGGAGAGTACGTACGGCTGACGCCGGCGCAGTTCGAGCGCGCGCTCGGGGATCCCGAGTGGGCCCGGGACCTCGTTGACGAGCTGGTCGACGCGGAACTGGACGGGGAACCGGACGCGGCGTCCGCCCGCTGCCTGAGCACCGACAAGGCGTGGCACGCGCTGGACTTCCTGCTGTCGCGGCTCGACTTCCCGGTCGACGTCGTCTTCGGCGAGGAGCCGCTCCCGGAGGCCGGGGACTGGGGGTACGCGCCGCCGCGCTACCTCACCCCGGAGCGGGTCCGCGCGGCCGCCGAGGCGCTGGCGGACGTGCCCGCGGCCCGGCTGGTGGAGGGCGTCGGGCCGGAGGACCTGGCCCGGGCGGAGGTGTACCCCAGCGTGGTGTGGGAGCGCGGCGAGTCCCTCGACTACGTGACGCACCACTACGACGAGCTGGTCCCGTTCCTCACCTCCGCGGCCCGCGACGGTGACGCGGTGCTGCTCTGGCTGGACTGA
- the lon gene encoding endopeptidase La, whose protein sequence is MASTSAPLTLPVLPLDDEVVLPGMVVPLDLSDTDVRAAVEAAQAAARDGSDKPRVLLVPRVDGTYAGIGVLGTVEQVGRLSDGDPGALIRGRARVRIGAGTTGPGAALWVQGSRVEEAVPEPLPGAVVELVKEYKALATSWLRKRGAWQVVDRVQQIDGVAALADNAGYSPFLTTAQKVALLETVEPVARLRLATEQLREHLAEQDVAESIAKDVQEGVDRQQREFLLRRQMEAVRKELRELNGEDDEGGTDDYRARVEAADLPGKVREAALKEVDKLERASDQSPEGAWIRTWLDTVLELPWNERTEDRYDIRGAKQVLDAEHAGLDDVKERITEYLAVRKRRADRGLGVVGGRRGGAVLALVGPPGVGKTSLGESVAHAMGRKFVRVALGGVRDEAEIRGHRRTYVGALPGRIVRAVKEAGSMNPVVLLDEIDKLGSDFRGDPAAALLEVLDPAQNHTFRDHYLEVELDLSDVVFLATANVLEAIPEALLDRMELVRLDGYTEDEKVVIARDHLLPRQLERAGLARDEVVVEEGALRRLAGEYTREAGVRNLERSLARLLRKVAAQTELGDRELPTTIGADDLRGLIGRPHHVPESAQDPAERRTSVPGVATGLAVTGAGGDVLFVEASLADPETGAAGLTLTGQLGDVMQESARIALSFLRSHGAELELPVTGLKDRGVHIHFPAGAVPKDGPSAGVTMTTALASLLSGRLVRTDVAMTGEVSLTGRVLPIGGVKQKLLAAHRAGITTVVIPKRNEADLDDVPAEVLDTLEVHTVTDVRQVLDIALAPATTAVATAA, encoded by the coding sequence ATGGCTTCGACGTCCGCACCGCTCACCCTGCCCGTGCTGCCGCTCGACGACGAGGTCGTCCTGCCGGGCATGGTCGTACCGCTGGACCTGTCCGACACCGACGTCCGCGCCGCCGTGGAGGCCGCCCAGGCCGCCGCCCGGGACGGGAGCGACAAGCCCCGGGTGCTGCTCGTGCCACGGGTGGACGGCACGTACGCCGGCATCGGCGTCCTCGGCACCGTCGAGCAGGTCGGGCGGCTCTCCGACGGGGATCCCGGGGCGCTCATCCGGGGTCGGGCGCGCGTGCGGATCGGCGCCGGCACGACCGGGCCGGGCGCGGCGCTGTGGGTGCAGGGCAGCCGCGTGGAGGAGGCCGTGCCGGAGCCGCTGCCGGGGGCCGTGGTCGAGCTGGTCAAGGAGTACAAGGCCCTCGCCACCAGCTGGCTGCGCAAGCGCGGGGCCTGGCAGGTGGTCGACCGGGTCCAGCAGATCGACGGCGTCGCCGCCCTCGCCGACAACGCGGGGTACTCGCCGTTCCTCACCACCGCCCAGAAGGTGGCCCTGCTGGAGACCGTCGAACCCGTCGCGCGGCTCCGGCTCGCCACCGAGCAGCTGCGCGAGCACCTCGCCGAGCAGGACGTCGCCGAGTCCATCGCCAAGGACGTCCAGGAGGGCGTCGACCGGCAGCAGCGCGAGTTCCTCCTCCGCCGCCAGATGGAGGCCGTCCGCAAGGAGCTCCGCGAGCTCAACGGCGAGGACGACGAGGGCGGGACGGACGACTACCGGGCCCGCGTGGAGGCCGCCGACCTGCCCGGGAAGGTCCGCGAGGCCGCCCTCAAGGAGGTCGACAAGCTGGAGCGCGCCAGCGACCAGTCACCCGAGGGCGCCTGGATCCGCACCTGGCTCGACACCGTCCTGGAACTGCCGTGGAACGAGCGCACCGAGGACCGGTACGACATCCGGGGCGCCAAGCAGGTCCTCGACGCCGAGCACGCCGGGCTCGACGACGTGAAGGAGCGCATCACCGAGTACCTGGCCGTGCGCAAGCGCCGCGCCGACCGCGGGCTCGGCGTCGTCGGCGGCCGCCGCGGCGGGGCCGTGCTCGCCCTCGTCGGGCCGCCCGGCGTCGGCAAGACCAGCCTCGGCGAATCCGTCGCCCACGCGATGGGGCGGAAGTTCGTCCGCGTCGCCCTCGGCGGCGTCCGGGACGAGGCGGAGATCCGCGGCCACCGCCGCACCTACGTCGGCGCCCTGCCCGGCCGGATCGTCCGCGCCGTCAAGGAGGCCGGGTCCATGAACCCCGTCGTCCTCCTCGACGAGATCGACAAGCTCGGCTCCGACTTCCGCGGCGACCCGGCGGCCGCCCTGCTGGAGGTGCTGGACCCCGCGCAGAACCACACCTTCCGCGACCACTACCTCGAAGTCGAGCTCGACCTCAGCGACGTCGTCTTCCTCGCCACCGCCAACGTGCTCGAGGCCATCCCCGAGGCCCTCCTGGACCGGATGGAGCTGGTCCGCCTCGACGGCTACACCGAGGACGAGAAGGTCGTCATCGCCCGCGACCACCTGCTGCCCCGGCAGCTGGAGCGGGCCGGTCTCGCCCGCGACGAGGTCGTGGTCGAGGAGGGCGCGCTGCGCCGGCTGGCCGGCGAGTACACCCGCGAGGCGGGCGTGCGGAACCTGGAGCGCTCCCTCGCCCGGCTGCTCCGCAAGGTCGCCGCCCAGACCGAGCTGGGCGACCGCGAGCTGCCCACCACGATCGGCGCGGACGACCTGCGCGGGCTCATCGGGCGGCCCCACCACGTACCGGAGTCCGCCCAGGACCCGGCCGAGCGCCGCACGTCCGTGCCGGGCGTGGCCACCGGCCTGGCCGTCACCGGCGCGGGCGGCGACGTCCTCTTCGTGGAGGCGTCGCTCGCCGACCCGGAGACCGGGGCGGCGGGACTCACCCTCACCGGGCAGCTCGGCGACGTCATGCAGGAGTCCGCCCGGATCGCGCTCTCCTTCCTCCGCTCCCACGGCGCCGAACTCGAACTGCCGGTGACCGGGCTGAAGGACCGGGGCGTCCACATCCACTTCCCGGCCGGAGCCGTACCGAAGGACGGGCCGAGCGCCGGCGTCACCATGACCACCGCGCTCGCCTCGCTGCTCAGCGGCCGGCTGGTGCGCACGGACGTGGCGATGACCGGGGAGGTGTCGCTGACCGGCCGGGTACTGCCGATCGGCGGGGTCAAGCAGAAGCTGCTCGCCGCCCACCGGGCCGGGATCACGACCGTGGTCATCCCCAAGCGGAACGAGGCCGACCTCGACGACGTGCCCGCCGAGGTCCTGGACACGCTGGAGGTGCACACGGTGACGGACGTCCGGCAGGTGCTCGACATCGCCCTGGCGCCGGCGACCACCGCCGTCGCGACGGCGGCCTGA
- a CDS encoding HAMP domain-containing sensor histidine kinase: MGPVTISIKTKLGTLVVVSVFITTGLLLVALRTETELRFITVFSVIATLLLTQFVAHGLTAPLDEMNTVAKGISHGDYTRRVRGAGRRDELGDLAETINRMADDLEAVDRHRKELVANVSHELRTPIAALRAVLENVVDGVSAADPETMRTALAQTERLGRLVETLLDLSRLDNGVVPLRRRPFEVWPYLSGVLKEASLAASQRAVGSGSRPHTRTDVHLHLDVSPPELTAHADVERLHQVVANLVDNAVKHSPPHGRVTVRARRGSSPGSLDLEVVDEGPGIPPSERHKVFERFNRGSVPAPHGPGSDGGTGLGLAIARWAVDLHGGRIGVAESARGCRILVTLPGIPRPRG; encoded by the coding sequence CTGGGCCCGGTCACCATCTCGATCAAGACGAAGCTCGGCACGCTCGTCGTGGTCTCCGTCTTCATCACCACCGGCCTGCTGCTGGTGGCCCTGCGGACGGAGACGGAGCTGCGGTTCATCACCGTCTTCTCGGTGATCGCCACGCTGCTCCTCACGCAGTTCGTGGCGCACGGCCTCACCGCGCCGCTCGACGAGATGAACACCGTCGCCAAGGGCATATCGCACGGCGACTACACCCGCCGCGTGCGCGGCGCGGGACGCCGGGACGAGCTGGGCGACCTCGCCGAGACGATCAACCGCATGGCGGACGACCTGGAGGCGGTCGACCGGCACCGCAAGGAGTTGGTCGCCAACGTGTCGCACGAGCTGCGCACGCCCATCGCCGCCCTGCGGGCCGTCCTGGAGAACGTCGTGGACGGCGTCTCGGCCGCCGACCCGGAGACCATGCGCACCGCCCTGGCGCAGACCGAGCGGCTGGGCCGCCTGGTGGAGACGCTGCTGGACCTGTCGCGCCTGGACAACGGCGTCGTGCCGCTGCGCCGCCGCCCCTTCGAGGTGTGGCCGTACCTGTCGGGCGTCCTGAAGGAGGCCAGCCTCGCCGCGTCGCAGCGCGCCGTCGGCTCCGGCAGCCGCCCCCACACCCGTACGGACGTCCACCTGCACCTGGACGTGTCCCCGCCCGAGCTGACCGCCCACGCCGACGTCGAGCGGCTCCACCAGGTGGTGGCGAACCTCGTCGACAACGCCGTGAAGCACTCGCCGCCGCACGGCCGCGTGACGGTACGGGCGCGGCGCGGCTCCTCCCCCGGTTCGCTGGACCTGGAGGTCGTGGACGAGGGACCGGGCATCCCGCCGTCGGAGCGGCACAAGGTCTTCGAGCGGTTCAACCGGGGCAGCGTCCCCGCGCCGCACGGGCCGGGCAGCGACGGCGGCACGGGACTGGGCCTGGCCATCGCCCGCTGGGCGGTCGATCTGCACGGTGGCCGTATCGGTGTGGCCGAATCGGCACGCGGCTGCCGCATCCTCGTCACCCTTCCGGGGATTCCCCGACCGCGCGGTTGA
- a CDS encoding spermidine synthase family protein, whose product MPVTLDRREGPYGEVVLRRRDEHFEIIANGTFLMDTSDGRSERLLVDAALRALGGTPGARPPGDDRTPVDRTAGGGLAPGRAGARPSVLIGGLGVGFSLAHAAADPAWGRIAVVEREQAIIDWHREGPLAALSAAALSDPRTVLLHTDLVAYVRDPDVTDTYDALCLDIDNGPDWTVTEGNDGLYSPSGLAACARRLNPGGVLAVWSARPSADFETSLRNAGFSGVRTEEVPVARGVPDVVHLGVRPA is encoded by the coding sequence ATGCCAGTGACGCTCGACCGACGTGAAGGACCGTACGGCGAAGTCGTGCTGCGGCGGCGCGACGAGCACTTCGAGATCATCGCCAACGGCACCTTCCTCATGGACACCTCCGACGGCCGCTCCGAGCGGCTGCTCGTCGACGCCGCCCTCCGGGCCCTGGGCGGGACGCCGGGCGCCCGGCCCCCCGGCGACGACCGGACGCCGGTCGACCGGACGGCCGGCGGCGGCCTCGCACCCGGCCGCGCCGGAGCCCGGCCCTCCGTCCTCATCGGGGGCCTCGGCGTCGGCTTCTCGCTCGCCCACGCCGCCGCCGACCCCGCCTGGGGCCGCATCGCCGTCGTGGAGCGGGAGCAGGCCATCATCGACTGGCATCGCGAGGGCCCGCTCGCCGCCCTGTCCGCCGCGGCGCTCTCCGACCCCCGGACCGTCCTGCTCCACACGGACCTCGTCGCGTACGTCCGCGACCCGGACGTCACCGACACCTACGACGCGCTCTGCCTCGACATCGACAACGGCCCGGACTGGACGGTCACGGAGGGCAACGACGGCCTGTACTCCCCGTCGGGTCTCGCCGCCTGTGCGCGCCGGCTCAACCCCGGCGGCGTCCTGGCCGTCTGGTCCGCCCGGCCGTCCGCCGATTTCGAAACGTCCTTGCGGAATGCCGGATTCAGCGGGGTAAGGACCGAAGAGGTCCCGGTTGCCCGGGGCGTACCGGACGTCGTCCACCTCGGGGTTCGCCCCGCGTAG
- a CDS encoding helix-turn-helix transcriptional regulator, with translation MIKGGLPPLGLGEAEERAYEALLLERAERVEELAHLLDLPRERVHTALDRLVEHGFARPADPAREGGLPHPAAPATAIRTLIDRRQAELHRRSAELERLRSTAERLAAERAAAAQSGAGGVEAVTGRRAVDERVGRLLAGAEREVLLMDRPPYAGLDVGGLLARGVEVRAVLDRAGLAAPGRARAVAALARRGLRVRVAAGVPTRLVAVDRRVTLLPPADPADPRAYALVVADARLREALVPLFEAVWERAVPLECAGAGTAGGGSGAGAGSAGADAAGPAGAGAVGRTSAGAWRDGGAGDRAEQRELLRLLAAGLKDEAIARRLGVHVHTARRRISRLLEALDARTRFQAGARATARGWLEP, from the coding sequence ATGATCAAGGGGGGATTGCCCCCACTTGGCCTGGGGGAGGCCGAGGAGCGGGCGTATGAGGCATTGCTGCTGGAACGGGCCGAACGTGTCGAGGAGTTGGCACACCTCCTCGACCTTCCGAGGGAGCGGGTGCACACCGCGCTGGACCGGCTGGTGGAACACGGGTTCGCCCGGCCGGCGGACCCCGCGCGGGAGGGCGGACTGCCGCACCCGGCGGCGCCGGCGACCGCGATCCGCACGCTGATCGACCGGCGGCAGGCGGAACTCCACCGCAGGTCGGCGGAGTTGGAGCGGCTCCGGTCGACCGCCGAGCGGCTCGCGGCGGAGCGGGCGGCCGCCGCGCAGTCGGGGGCCGGCGGCGTCGAGGCCGTGACCGGGCGGCGGGCGGTCGACGAGCGGGTCGGGCGGCTCCTCGCCGGGGCCGAGCGGGAGGTGCTGCTGATGGACCGGCCGCCGTACGCGGGCCTGGACGTCGGCGGGTTGCTCGCCCGGGGTGTCGAGGTGCGGGCGGTGCTGGACCGGGCGGGGCTCGCCGCGCCCGGACGGGCCCGTGCGGTGGCGGCGCTGGCGCGGCGGGGGCTGCGGGTGCGGGTGGCGGCGGGGGTGCCGACGCGGCTGGTGGCCGTGGACCGGCGGGTGACGCTGCTGCCGCCGGCGGACCCGGCCGACCCGCGGGCGTACGCCCTGGTCGTCGCCGACGCGCGCCTGCGGGAGGCACTGGTGCCGCTCTTCGAGGCGGTGTGGGAACGGGCGGTACCACTGGAGTGCGCGGGCGCGGGTACGGCGGGGGGCGGCTCGGGTGCCGGTGCCGGTTCGGCGGGGGCCGACGCGGCGGGGCCGGCGGGCGCGGGGGCGGTGGGCCGGACGTCCGCGGGGGCCTGGCGGGACGGCGGGGCCGGGGACCGGGCGGAGCAGCGGGAGCTGCTGCGGCTGCTCGCCGCGGGGCTGAAGGACGAGGCCATAGCGCGGCGGCTCGGCGTACACGTCCACACCGCGCGGCGCAGGATCAGCCGGCTGCTGGAGGCGCTGGACGCGCGCACGCGCTTCCAGGCGGGGGCGCGGGCCACGGCCCGGGGCTGGCTGGAGCCCTGA
- a CDS encoding rhomboid-like protein, with product MRLEAETRGTPGGADAAERPSCRVPAPRAVDDERTPAGPRPTAPPGAVAPPVAALRPATVTPGGAVPTVAAVSAAAVLPRAAVLRPVAAVPTLAVVPEAAGAPPEADASTGPVAPPAAAVPRGVGARTGLTAPLAAPAPPGPTAPVVRSWHGILRRAARLLPTPAGTPFTFGYALVLLATSLYAEFGDPRTVAALLHASSTDVAHLSRTPSAALLASALWVAGGLSSPYALGFVLVLTALERRIGAWRTAGVFAVGHVGATLVTQVPVAVSVVAGHLPETSLHRLDYGISFGLLACVGALAGLLGPVVRGAVLVWVGAMLLRDLVAFEDPLTAWGHVLALLIGVAGWPLARRAAGRAAASG from the coding sequence GTGCGCCTCGAAGCGGAGACCCGCGGTACGCCGGGCGGAGCGGACGCCGCGGAGCGGCCGTCGTGCCGCGTACCCGCCCCACGCGCCGTCGACGACGAGCGGACGCCGGCGGGGCCACGCCCCACCGCGCCGCCCGGAGCGGTCGCGCCGCCGGTCGCCGCCCTGCGGCCCGCCACGGTCACGCCGGGGGGCGCGGTACCGACGGTGGCCGCCGTGTCGGCGGCCGCCGTCCTGCCGAGGGCTGCTGTCCTGCGGCCGGTGGCCGCCGTGCCGACACTCGCCGTCGTGCCCGAGGCCGCCGGCGCCCCGCCCGAGGCCGACGCGTCCACCGGGCCGGTCGCCCCACCGGCCGCCGCCGTGCCGCGGGGGGTGGGCGCGCGGACCGGGCTCACCGCGCCGCTGGCCGCCCCAGCGCCCCCCGGGCCGACCGCGCCGGTGGTGCGGTCGTGGCACGGGATCCTGCGGCGCGCGGCCCGGCTGCTGCCGACGCCGGCCGGCACGCCGTTCACCTTCGGGTACGCCCTCGTGCTCCTCGCGACCTCCCTCTACGCCGAGTTCGGCGACCCGCGGACCGTCGCCGCGCTGCTGCACGCCTCCAGCACCGACGTCGCCCACCTGTCCCGCACGCCGTCGGCGGCGCTCCTCGCGAGCGCGCTGTGGGTGGCGGGCGGTCTGTCCTCCCCGTACGCCCTCGGCTTCGTCCTGGTCCTCACGGCGCTGGAGCGGCGGATCGGGGCGTGGCGGACGGCGGGCGTGTTCGCCGTGGGCCACGTCGGGGCGACGCTGGTGACGCAGGTCCCGGTGGCGGTGTCCGTGGTCGCGGGGCACCTGCCGGAGACGTCCCTGCACCGCCTGGACTACGGGATCAGCTTCGGGCTGCTCGCGTGCGTGGGCGCGCTGGCCGGGCTGCTCGGGCCGGTGGTGCGCGGCGCGGTGCTCGTCTGGGTGGGGGCGATGCTGCTGCGGGACCTGGTCGCCTTCGAGGACCCCCTGACGGCCTGGGGCCACGTCCTGGCGCTGCTGATCGGCGTCGCCGGGTGGCCGCTGGCGCGGCGGGCCGCCGGCCGGGCCGCCGCCTCGGGGTGA